A single window of Microcoleus sp. FACHB-68 DNA harbors:
- the rplS gene encoding 50S ribosomal protein L19, whose translation MNAEAIIRSIESEHLKSNLPNINVGDTVKVGVKIREGGKERVQPYEGTVIARRNGGISETITVRKVFQGVGVERVFLLHSPRIESIQILRRGKVRRAKLYYLRDRVGKATRLKQRFDRPF comes from the coding sequence ATGAACGCTGAAGCGATTATCCGCTCGATAGAATCAGAGCATTTAAAATCGAATCTGCCAAACATTAACGTTGGCGATACCGTCAAAGTTGGCGTAAAAATCAGAGAAGGCGGAAAAGAACGGGTTCAGCCCTATGAAGGAACCGTGATTGCCAGACGGAACGGAGGCATCAGCGAAACCATCACGGTGCGGAAAGTCTTCCAAGGTGTTGGCGTTGAGCGTGTGTTTCTTCTCCATTCCCCCAGAATTGAGAGCATACAAATTTTGCGTCGCGGTAAGGTACGTCGTGCTAAACTGTATTACCTGCGTGATCGCGTTGGTAAGGCAACCCGACTCAAGCAACGCTTTGATCGGCCTTTTTAG
- a CDS encoding inorganic phosphate transporter translates to MAVLLPLLAFYVAWNLGANDVANSMGTSVGSKALTLRQALVVAGILEFTGAVLFGQSVSSTIATQIVDPAVFAAQPTVLLTGMVSVMIACGLWVQVATSRGWPVSSSHAVVGAIAGFTWVAAGVGAVNWSDIGTISLTWIATPFVSGIIAAGFYSAVKRWILDGSEPMHQLREWIPWLSSALLGVFGVIVLPTLSAPVHAWLVNRFGLNIPAHDLPLAIGAGAAVCLTLMSWAQLDKAKAKTGETLNSPPATELPLASSSSALTVERQLARFQILSACFVAFAHGSNDVGNAVAPLAAIAYIRNTGSVPAAGFTVPLWILVLGGAGIVAGLAVLGKKVITTVGEDIIPLQPSGGFCAELATATTVLIASRLGLPVSTSHALVGGVIGIGLVQSLFKTGSQTPIRFQTLQGIFLAWVITVPIAAGLSAGIFALARQLL, encoded by the coding sequence ATGGCTGTTTTGCTACCACTGCTCGCCTTTTATGTTGCCTGGAACCTAGGGGCAAACGATGTAGCCAACTCGATGGGAACCTCTGTGGGGTCAAAAGCACTGACCCTGCGGCAAGCGCTCGTTGTTGCCGGCATCCTAGAATTCACCGGCGCTGTGTTATTTGGCCAAAGCGTCTCCAGCACCATCGCCACTCAAATTGTTGATCCTGCTGTATTTGCCGCCCAACCAACCGTCCTACTCACCGGCATGGTTTCAGTGATGATAGCCTGCGGGTTGTGGGTGCAAGTCGCAACCAGTCGGGGCTGGCCGGTTTCCTCCTCCCATGCGGTGGTTGGCGCAATTGCCGGCTTCACTTGGGTAGCAGCCGGTGTGGGCGCGGTTAACTGGTCAGATATTGGCACAATTTCCCTCACCTGGATCGCAACACCCTTCGTGAGTGGCATCATCGCCGCCGGCTTCTACAGCGCCGTCAAACGATGGATTCTCGATGGCAGTGAGCCGATGCACCAGCTACGTGAATGGATTCCCTGGCTTAGTTCAGCACTGCTGGGTGTATTTGGGGTAATTGTACTGCCCACCCTCAGCGCCCCTGTGCACGCTTGGCTCGTCAACCGTTTCGGTTTAAATATTCCCGCCCATGATTTGCCTTTGGCGATCGGTGCCGGTGCGGCAGTTTGCCTGACATTAATGAGTTGGGCACAGTTAGACAAGGCAAAAGCAAAAACCGGAGAAACTTTAAACTCGCCGCCGGCTACTGAACTTCCCCTTGCCTCATCGAGTTCAGCACTCACCGTCGAACGACAATTGGCACGGTTTCAAATCTTAAGCGCTTGCTTCGTTGCCTTCGCCCACGGATCGAATGATGTGGGTAATGCTGTAGCACCCTTAGCGGCAATCGCTTACATTCGCAACACCGGCTCAGTTCCCGCAGCCGGTTTTACCGTCCCTCTGTGGATTTTAGTGCTGGGGGGTGCCGGCATCGTTGCCGGTTTAGCGGTTTTGGGGAAAAAAGTAATTACCACAGTCGGGGAAGATATCATTCCCCTACAGCCAAGTGGCGGTTTCTGCGCGGAATTAGCCACAGCCACCACAGTTTTAATCGCCTCCAGATTAGGACTGCCGGTTTCGACTTCTCACGCTCTAGTTGGCGGAGTTATAGGAATTGGGCTTGTCCAAAGCTTGTTCAAAACCGGCTCTCAAACTCCGATTCGCTTCCAAACTCTTCAGGGAATTTTCTTAGCCTGGGTAATTACCGTGCCAATTGCCGCCGGCTTGAGTGCCGGCATTTTTGCCCTTGCGCGTCAGCTCCTGTAG
- the rplJ gene encoding 50S ribosomal protein L10, whose amino-acid sequence MGRTYAEKNAAIAELKENLSQSQIAIVIDYKGLSVAEITDLRKRLRPTGTTCKVTKNTLMGLAVDGDDNWQPMQELLKGSSAFLLVKEDVSGAIKAYQDFQKASKKTELRGGVMDGRLLSEAELKAISDLPSKEQLIAQIAGAINGLATKLAVGINEVPSSLARALQAVSDKENKEDNQEAA is encoded by the coding sequence GTGGGTAGAACATACGCAGAAAAAAATGCGGCGATTGCTGAACTCAAAGAAAATTTGAGTCAGTCTCAAATCGCAATTGTGATTGACTACAAAGGACTCTCTGTAGCTGAGATCACAGATTTGCGAAAACGGCTTCGCCCCACCGGCACGACTTGCAAAGTCACCAAAAACACGTTGATGGGACTTGCAGTTGACGGTGACGATAACTGGCAACCGATGCAGGAATTGCTCAAGGGTTCTTCCGCTTTTCTGCTCGTTAAAGAAGATGTCAGCGGGGCGATTAAAGCTTACCAAGACTTCCAAAAAGCGAGTAAGAAGACTGAACTTCGCGGTGGCGTCATGGATGGACGGCTTCTCAGTGAAGCCGAGCTTAAGGCCATTTCGGATCTGCCATCCAAAGAACAGCTCATCGCCCAAATTGCCGGCGCTATCAATGGCTTGGCGACGAAACTTGCTGTCGGGATCAACGAAGTTCCATCTTCCCTTGCCCGTGCTCTTCAAGCTGTGTCCGACAAGGAAAACAAGGAAGACAACCAAGAAGCCGCTTAG
- the rplA gene encoding 50S ribosomal protein L1, translated as MAKKLSRRLQELTKKVEDRPYEPSEAIQLLKETATAKFPESAEAHIRLGIDPKYTDQQLRTTVALPKGTGQTVRVAVIARGEKVTEASSAGADVVGSEELIDEIQKGRMDFDKLIATPDVMPQVAKLGKLLGPRGLMPSPKGGTVTFDLAGAIAEFKAGKLEFRADRTGIVHILFGKASFTPEDLLLNLKAVQECIDRNRPTGAKGRYWRTVYISATMGPSIQVDVSTLRDLKMTDAA; from the coding sequence ATGGCGAAAAAACTATCGCGTCGATTACAAGAACTCACAAAGAAGGTCGAAGATCGGCCTTATGAACCGTCAGAAGCAATCCAGCTGTTGAAGGAAACTGCTACGGCCAAGTTTCCTGAATCTGCGGAAGCTCATATTCGGTTAGGCATTGACCCCAAATATACAGACCAACAGCTACGGACAACAGTCGCACTGCCCAAGGGAACAGGTCAAACGGTTCGGGTGGCTGTGATTGCGCGGGGGGAAAAAGTAACGGAAGCCTCCAGCGCCGGCGCGGATGTTGTCGGTTCTGAGGAACTGATTGACGAAATCCAAAAAGGCCGGATGGACTTTGATAAACTGATTGCGACCCCGGATGTGATGCCGCAGGTGGCAAAACTCGGTAAGCTATTGGGTCCACGCGGTTTGATGCCATCCCCAAAAGGTGGTACGGTAACTTTCGATCTTGCCGGCGCAATTGCAGAGTTCAAAGCTGGTAAACTGGAGTTTCGTGCAGACCGCACCGGCATTGTTCACATCTTGTTCGGTAAGGCTTCTTTTACCCCAGAAGACCTGCTGTTGAACTTGAAAGCCGTGCAAGAGTGCATAGACCGTAATCGCCCGACAGGCGCGAAAGGCCGGTATTGGCGCACTGTGTATATATCCGCCACAATGGGTCCATCGATTCAAGTCGATGTCAGCACCCTGCGCGACCTAAAAATGACTGATGCAGCCTAA
- a CDS encoding AAA family ATPase, giving the protein MQLALAAAKHLTMTDPHPLEYTDAYNERSVKILARAITLSAGQFTLIFVRCNYAVLQERMANRLREFLSSEEYRLTNASQMPVINVPELVLPEFVTTLYTTIRDLLADQTPQALMVFGLESVTEIERVLASTNQVREEFRKNFPFPLVLWVNDVLLQKLVRLAADFKSWAATSIKFEIACEELIHILRQPAEAEFTRILQAGSSMQMPAERSPDRLELELAQRDLLARGVRVEPAVDAGVQFVLGLDSYANDDFNLALGYFKQSLGFWQQGRWRHIQQSRRAQQHFLLIQYFIERQGVVLFHIGLCYCRKAEREPAESRQHWNKARRYLQQCLDVFERGNRPDLISKFINHLGEVLRRLEAWDQLHKLAQKALILHYTDDRRVQLAQDYGFLAEVCVEKAEEALQLSKVSEGQIDAKKATQQVREANKQARDAKWAAQQALDILASASVNQQQDQGLYLFLLARALRLEAATQRLPLSRQMVHVNGERIAITYLEQARVALAHRRDPQLYIRIMEELRSLYFKQGQYLNAFLIKKQQREIEHQYGLRAFIGAGQLQPQRQGINPALDDTALSLRVVAPELAVAARRQDIERLIERMGRNDYKLTVIYGTSGVGKSSLVNAGLVPALQQRAIGDRVALPVVLRVYTDWMVALGRELAKALQQTTPEETSAISDAFPLSPPFNSKDAILEQLRQNADRNRLTVLIFDQFEEFFFVDQLPINRRPFFEFLRDCLNIPFVKVILSLREDYLHYLLEYEGFNDLNLDAIDNNILDKEIRYPIKNFSETEAKNVLKSLTEGSQFYLEEALIDALVNNLLSERETVRPIELQVVGAQLQEDKITTLEQYRSLDDDNPKAKLVQRSLKQVIGDCGPENEEAAWTVLFSLTDAEGRRPLKTKHDLAAALTFKANKLNLILEILVGSGLVFHHREEPADHYQLVHDYLVDFIHQEYKSREQLQQREQLKRSETQKLLFAAAGGLFLLLAFFTCGFWLRAEALKQKAEILKQEAEIAETKANLKAHVNNSEYLFNTHQEFDALIESLWARKTLESVAQPQPDNRIRVVTALQQAVYGVRERNRLEGHRDSIWSVSFSPDGQLLASGGNDHTVKLWSRDGRQISVFSGHSDSVTRVSFSPDGQLVASASRDKTVKIWKLDGTLVTTLNGHADRVYSVNFSPDGQRVVTGSHDQTVKLWKPDGTLIATLAGHSGPVEWVCFSPDGQLIASASDDKTVKLWKLDGTKVKTLTGHSDWVMAVSFSPQGNTLATAGRDTTVKLWKPDGTLLNTLIGHKKAVYSLSFSLDGKLIATASDDQTVKLWQMDGTLLKTLEGHSGRVTGVSFSPDGELIATGSLDKTVKLWATYDTKPATLKGHSDRVTSVSFSPDGGLIATGSRDKTVKLWLRNTIGQLQNAPYKTLTGHNDRIINVTFSPDGQMIASASLDNTVKLWNREGQLVKTLSGRDAFYSVSFSPNGQLLATGSKDHTVKLWTRRGELLKIFSGHGERVNSVRFSPDGRLIASASDDKTVKLWNLQGKLLRTLGGEHGHRSYVTTVSFSPNGQLIATGSWDNTVKLWPLDGSPPKTLLKGYSDSVTSVAFSPDGQTVASAGWDSRVKLWSLDGTLLKALKEQNSGILEISFSPDGKVLASAHDDKTVILWNLDLNDLVRRACGLLHDYLQTSANVTESERLLCDSKS; this is encoded by the coding sequence ATGCAATTAGCTTTGGCAGCAGCGAAACATTTAACGATGACTGACCCGCACCCATTGGAATATACGGACGCCTACAACGAGCGTTCAGTGAAAATTTTGGCGAGGGCGATCACTCTTTCTGCCGGCCAGTTTACGCTGATTTTTGTCCGCTGCAATTATGCAGTTCTGCAAGAGCGGATGGCAAACCGGCTCCGGGAATTTCTTAGCAGCGAAGAGTACCGGCTCACTAACGCCTCTCAAATGCCGGTGATCAATGTTCCAGAGCTTGTTCTGCCTGAGTTCGTTACAACTCTCTACACGACAATCCGGGATTTACTGGCAGATCAAACCCCGCAAGCATTAATGGTTTTCGGCTTGGAGTCAGTCACAGAGATCGAGCGAGTGCTGGCTTCTACCAACCAAGTACGGGAGGAATTTCGCAAAAATTTTCCGTTTCCTTTGGTGCTGTGGGTTAATGATGTTCTTTTGCAAAAGCTGGTGCGCTTGGCTGCCGATTTTAAAAGCTGGGCTGCAACCTCAATTAAATTTGAAATCGCTTGTGAGGAGTTAATCCACATTTTGCGGCAACCGGCAGAGGCAGAGTTCACCCGAATTCTGCAAGCTGGTAGCAGTATGCAAATGCCGGCTGAGCGTTCTCCAGATCGGCTAGAACTTGAATTAGCCCAGCGCGATTTGCTAGCACGCGGGGTTCGCGTAGAACCGGCAGTTGATGCCGGTGTGCAATTTGTTCTCGGCTTGGATTCTTATGCCAATGACGATTTCAATTTAGCCCTCGGCTACTTCAAGCAAAGCTTAGGGTTTTGGCAGCAGGGTAGATGGAGACACATCCAACAAAGCCGGCGAGCGCAACAGCATTTCCTGCTCATCCAATATTTTATAGAACGGCAAGGCGTTGTCTTATTTCATATTGGTTTGTGTTATTGCCGCAAAGCCGAACGGGAACCAGCCGAGAGTCGGCAGCACTGGAATAAGGCAAGGCGTTACCTACAACAATGTTTAGATGTCTTTGAGCGGGGGAACCGGCCCGATTTAATCTCAAAATTTATCAACCATCTCGGTGAAGTTCTGCGGCGTTTGGAAGCATGGGATCAGTTGCACAAACTCGCCCAAAAAGCACTGATTTTGCATTATACCGACGACAGGCGGGTGCAGCTCGCTCAGGATTATGGCTTTTTGGCTGAAGTGTGTGTGGAGAAAGCCGAGGAAGCCTTACAACTGTCCAAAGTAAGTGAGGGCCAAATCGATGCTAAGAAAGCGACTCAGCAAGTCCGCGAGGCCAATAAACAAGCACGGGATGCCAAATGGGCAGCTCAACAAGCCCTAGATATTTTGGCCTCAGCATCGGTGAACCAGCAGCAGGATCAAGGCTTATATCTGTTTTTGCTAGCGCGGGCGCTGCGCCTGGAAGCCGCAACACAGCGGCTGCCCCTTTCCCGGCAAATGGTTCATGTCAATGGTGAACGCATTGCCATCACTTACCTGGAACAGGCGAGAGTGGCGCTGGCGCACCGCCGCGATCCCCAGCTTTACATTCGCATCATGGAGGAGCTGAGATCGCTTTATTTTAAGCAAGGTCAGTATTTAAATGCTTTTTTAATTAAAAAACAGCAACGGGAAATCGAGCATCAGTATGGGTTGCGGGCTTTCATCGGTGCCGGCCAACTGCAACCCCAGCGACAGGGAATTAACCCAGCTTTAGACGATACAGCGCTAAGCCTGCGCGTTGTCGCTCCAGAACTAGCAGTTGCGGCACGCCGGCAGGATATCGAGCGCTTAATCGAACGGATGGGTCGCAATGATTATAAGCTGACCGTGATTTACGGAACCTCTGGCGTCGGTAAATCCTCCTTAGTCAACGCCGGCTTAGTTCCTGCCTTGCAGCAGCGAGCGATCGGTGATCGCGTCGCCTTGCCGGTGGTGCTGCGAGTTTACACAGATTGGATGGTTGCCCTAGGCAGAGAGTTAGCCAAAGCACTTCAGCAAACAACCCCAGAAGAGACAAGCGCGATCAGTGACGCCTTCCCCCTCTCCCCCCCGTTTAATTCAAAAGATGCCATTCTTGAACAACTGCGTCAAAATGCCGACCGCAACCGGCTGACTGTGCTAATTTTTGACCAATTTGAAGAATTTTTCTTTGTTGATCAACTTCCCATTAATCGACGACCGTTTTTTGAATTTTTGCGCGACTGTCTCAACATTCCTTTTGTCAAGGTTATCTTATCTTTACGGGAAGATTATCTTCACTATTTGCTGGAGTATGAAGGCTTCAACGATTTAAACTTAGATGCCATTGATAACAATATTTTAGATAAGGAAATTCGCTATCCTATCAAAAACTTTTCTGAAACTGAAGCCAAAAATGTTTTGAAAAGCTTAACTGAAGGCTCTCAGTTTTACTTAGAAGAAGCCTTAATTGATGCCTTAGTCAACAACCTTCTCAGTGAGCGAGAAACTGTGCGTCCGATTGAGTTGCAGGTGGTCGGTGCTCAGTTGCAAGAAGATAAAATTACCACCCTAGAACAATACCGCAGCCTTGATGATGATAATCCCAAAGCAAAATTAGTTCAGCGCTCCCTTAAGCAAGTCATCGGCGATTGTGGGCCAGAAAATGAAGAAGCGGCTTGGACAGTATTATTTTCGCTCACAGATGCCGAAGGCAGACGCCCCCTCAAGACTAAACATGACTTGGCGGCAGCCTTGACATTTAAGGCTAACAAATTAAACTTAATCTTAGAGATTTTAGTCGGTTCAGGTCTAGTGTTTCATCACCGGGAAGAGCCGGCAGATCATTATCAATTAGTTCATGATTATCTTGTTGATTTTATCCATCAAGAGTACAAAAGTCGAGAGCAATTGCAGCAAAGAGAACAGCTAAAAAGAAGCGAAACGCAAAAACTGCTATTTGCAGCAGCCGGCGGCTTATTTTTACTGCTGGCATTTTTCACTTGCGGATTTTGGCTACGTGCAGAAGCGTTAAAACAAAAAGCAGAAATCCTGAAGCAAGAAGCAGAAATCGCTGAAACCAAAGCGAATCTCAAGGCTCATGTCAACAATTCTGAATATCTGTTTAACACCCATCAAGAATTTGATGCGCTGATCGAAAGTTTGTGGGCCAGAAAAACGCTGGAATCAGTGGCCCAACCACAACCGGATAATCGAATTCGGGTGGTGACAGCCTTGCAACAAGCGGTTTATGGGGTCAGAGAACGCAATCGCCTAGAGGGGCATCGGGATAGTATTTGGAGTGTGAGTTTTTCTCCAGATGGCCAGTTGCTTGCTTCAGGGGGAAATGACCATACAGTGAAACTTTGGAGTCGTGACGGTAGACAAATCAGTGTTTTTTCTGGGCATAGCGATAGTGTGACGCGTGTGAGTTTTAGTCCAGATGGGCAGCTAGTTGCCTCTGCTAGCCGGGATAAAACGGTGAAAATTTGGAAACTGGACGGCACACTGGTGACAACGCTGAACGGTCATGCAGATCGCGTTTATAGCGTTAATTTCAGCCCAGATGGGCAGCGGGTTGTCACCGGCAGCCATGACCAAACGGTGAAACTCTGGAAGCCAGATGGCACGTTAATTGCGACCCTAGCCGGCCATAGCGGGCCGGTGGAGTGGGTGTGTTTCTCGCCGGATGGGCAGTTAATTGCTTCGGCAAGTGATGATAAAACCGTAAAACTTTGGAAGCTGGACGGGACGAAGGTAAAGACGTTAACGGGCCATAGCGACTGGGTGATGGCGGTGAGTTTCAGTCCGCAAGGCAATACGCTCGCAACTGCCGGCAGAGACACCACGGTGAAACTTTGGAAGCCAGATGGCACCTTACTAAATACGTTGATCGGCCATAAAAAAGCCGTTTATAGCCTTAGTTTTAGCTTGGATGGCAAATTAATCGCCACGGCAAGTGATGACCAGACGGTGAAACTCTGGCAGATGGATGGTACATTGCTGAAAACCTTAGAGGGCCATAGTGGTCGTGTCACCGGCGTCAGTTTTAGCCCGGATGGGGAACTAATTGCGACGGGAAGCTTAGACAAAACGGTGAAACTCTGGGCCACTTACGACACCAAGCCGGCAACACTCAAGGGTCATAGTGATCGGGTGACTAGCGTTAGTTTCAGTCCTGATGGCGGGTTAATTGCCACCGGCAGCCGCGACAAGACCGTGAAATTGTGGTTACGCAATACAATCGGGCAACTTCAAAACGCTCCCTACAAAACCCTGACAGGTCACAATGATCGCATCATCAATGTCACTTTTAGCCCAGATGGCCAGATGATCGCTTCCGCGAGTTTAGATAATACGGTGAAACTCTGGAACCGGGAGGGCCAGTTGGTCAAAACCCTCTCTGGACGCGATGCGTTCTACAGTGTAAGTTTTAGCCCCAACGGTCAGCTACTTGCCACCGGCAGCAAAGATCATACGGTCAAACTCTGGACTCGACGCGGTGAGTTGCTAAAGATTTTCAGTGGTCACGGCGAGCGTGTCAATAGTGTCAGGTTTAGCCCAGATGGCCGGCTAATTGCTTCTGCCAGTGATGATAAAACAGTTAAACTCTGGAACTTGCAGGGGAAACTGCTGAGAACTTTGGGGGGGGAACATGGGCATCGATCCTATGTCACCACTGTCAGTTTCTCACCCAATGGACAACTCATTGCCACCGGCAGTTGGGATAATACGGTTAAGCTTTGGCCTCTTGATGGCAGTCCCCCCAAAACCTTGTTGAAAGGATACAGCGATAGTGTAACCAGTGTCGCTTTTTCTCCGGATGGTCAAACGGTTGCCTCTGCCGGTTGGGACAGTCGGGTGAAACTGTGGAGTCTTGATGGCACTTTGCTCAAAGCGCTTAAAGAGCAAAATTCTGGGATTTTAGAGATTAGTTTTAGTCCAGATGGCAAAGTGCTTGCCTCGGCACATGATGACAAAACAGTTATTTTATGGAATTTGGATCTCAATGATTTAGTCAGACGTGCCTGTGGCTTGCTACATGATTATTTACAGACTAGCGCGAATGTAACGGAGAGCGAACGTTTGCTGTGTGATAGCAAGTCCTGA
- the secE gene encoding preprotein translocase subunit SecE: protein MAKKNEAEVQQNPPTGFNLRTFFEETKEELGKVVWPSRQQLISESLAVLLMVTLAATFIYLVDNLFNWAATQVFR from the coding sequence ATGGCCAAGAAAAACGAAGCAGAAGTACAGCAAAATCCCCCCACAGGGTTTAATCTGAGAACCTTTTTTGAAGAAACAAAAGAGGAACTGGGAAAAGTCGTTTGGCCCTCCAGGCAGCAATTGATTAGTGAATCGCTTGCCGTTCTTTTGATGGTAACTCTTGCGGCAACTTTCATCTACCTGGTGGATAACTTGTTTAATTGGGCAGCTACACAGGTGTTTAGATGA
- the rplK gene encoding 50S ribosomal protein L11, with the protein MAKKVVAVIKLAITAGKANPAPPIGPALGQHGVNIMMFCKEYNARTSDQAGLVVPVEISVYEDRSFTFILKTPPASVLIRKAAGIERGSGEPNRKKVGSITRAQLREIAETKMPDLNANDVEAAMKIVEGTARNMGVGVAD; encoded by the coding sequence ATGGCAAAGAAAGTTGTTGCGGTCATTAAGTTGGCCATCACGGCGGGGAAAGCCAATCCGGCTCCTCCGATTGGGCCAGCCCTGGGTCAGCACGGCGTTAATATTATGATGTTCTGCAAAGAATATAACGCCAGAACATCTGACCAAGCAGGTCTGGTCGTGCCGGTAGAAATTTCTGTCTATGAAGACCGCAGTTTCACCTTTATACTGAAGACCCCACCGGCTTCAGTGCTTATTCGCAAGGCAGCCGGTATCGAACGCGGTTCAGGCGAACCGAACCGCAAGAAAGTTGGGTCGATTACGCGAGCACAGCTCCGCGAAATCGCCGAAACTAAAATGCCGGATCTCAACGCCAACGATGTTGAAGCTGCAATGAAAATTGTAGAAGGAACCGCTCGCAATATGGGCGTTGGGGTTGCTGATTAG
- the rplL gene encoding 50S ribosomal protein L7/L12 translates to MSATTDEILDRLKSLTLLEAAELVKQIEEAFGVSAAAPAGGMMMMAPGGAAAAPAEEVEEQTEFSVILEEVPADKKISVLKVVRTLTGLGLKEAKDLVESTPKPVKEGVAKDAAEDAKKQLEESGAKVSIK, encoded by the coding sequence ATGTCTGCAACAACCGATGAAATTTTGGATAGATTGAAATCTTTGACTTTGCTGGAAGCCGCTGAGCTCGTCAAGCAAATTGAAGAAGCATTCGGCGTAAGCGCCGCCGCACCGGCTGGTGGGATGATGATGATGGCACCAGGAGGAGCAGCAGCAGCTCCTGCAGAAGAAGTAGAAGAACAAACCGAGTTCAGTGTCATCCTCGAAGAAGTCCCTGCCGATAAGAAGATCTCTGTACTGAAGGTTGTGCGGACACTCACCGGCTTAGGCTTGAAAGAAGCCAAAGACTTGGTGGAATCTACACCCAAGCCGGTTAAGGAAGGCGTTGCCAAGGATGCCGCTGAAGACGCTAAGAAGCAGCTCGAAGAATCTGGCGCAAAAGTGTCTATCAAGTAA
- the nusG gene encoding transcription termination/antitermination protein NusG, with translation MSFASDESGYSTQQEETTESTATSEKEARWYAVQVASGCEKRVKANLEQRIQTLDVADRIFQIEIPQARAIKIRKDGSRADGEEKVFPGYVLVKMMMDDDSWQVVKNTPNVINFVGAEQKRRYGRGRGHVKPMPLSFSEVQRIFKQAEEQLPVVKINMAVGDKVVVLSGPFKEFEGEVIEVSPERSKLKVLLSIFGRDTPVELEFNQVQKQS, from the coding sequence ATGAGTTTTGCATCAGACGAATCGGGTTATTCAACGCAACAGGAAGAAACGACAGAATCAACTGCAACCTCGGAAAAAGAGGCACGTTGGTATGCCGTTCAAGTCGCATCTGGCTGTGAAAAGCGGGTGAAGGCTAACCTGGAACAGCGCATTCAAACGCTGGATGTTGCTGACCGGATTTTTCAGATTGAAATCCCGCAGGCACGAGCGATCAAAATCCGCAAGGATGGTTCGCGAGCAGATGGAGAAGAAAAAGTTTTCCCCGGCTATGTGCTCGTCAAGATGATGATGGATGATGACAGCTGGCAGGTTGTCAAAAACACCCCAAATGTGATTAACTTTGTCGGGGCAGAGCAAAAACGTCGCTACGGGCGCGGACGCGGACACGTAAAACCGATGCCGCTAAGCTTCTCGGAAGTTCAACGCATCTTCAAACAAGCTGAAGAACAACTGCCGGTTGTGAAAATCAACATGGCAGTGGGCGACAAAGTTGTGGTGCTTTCCGGTCCCTTCAAAGAATTTGAAGGCGAGGTGATTGAAGTGAGTCCAGAACGCAGCAAACTAAAAGTGCTGCTGTCGATCTTTGGACGCGACACGCCGGTAGAATTGGAGTTCAATCAGGTTCAGAAACAGAGCTGA
- a CDS encoding chemotaxis protein CheW, translated as MSRVVEVLPVVALTKLHQTPEYFAGLFNYRSEIVPMIDICQILQGYSCRPFLSTRIIIVHYLIGERPSSFLAILAERVTEITDYSDNKFVDSGININQSRYRGKIIIDEQGIIQCVRVESLLPESQSHYLMSNLAD; from the coding sequence ATCAGCCGGGTTGTAGAAGTGCTGCCGGTTGTTGCTTTAACAAAGCTCCACCAGACCCCTGAATATTTTGCCGGCTTGTTTAACTATCGCAGTGAAATTGTGCCGATGATTGATATTTGCCAAATCCTCCAAGGGTATTCCTGCCGGCCTTTCTTAAGTACGAGAATTATAATTGTTCATTATCTAATTGGAGAGCGCCCTTCAAGCTTTTTAGCGATCTTGGCAGAACGAGTCACAGAAATTACTGATTACTCAGACAATAAATTTGTGGATTCAGGAATTAATATCAATCAATCGCGTTATCGGGGTAAAATAATTATAGATGAGCAAGGAATCATTCAATGTGTCCGAGTAGAATCTCTACTGCCTGAGTCACAAAGTCATTATTTAATGTCGAACTTGGCTGATTAA